CTGTTCGTGAACTGCAGGTCGCACTCGACGCAGTAGTTCCGCTCGCTGGTGTCGACCACGTGCTTGCGTCGGTTGTGCACGGTCAGCTAGCTGAGGCCCATGTCGCAGGGCTGCGTGTGAACCTGCTACCGTACTGTATGCACCTGTTCGTGAACTGCAGGTCGCACTCGACGCAGTAGTTCCGCTCGCTGGTGTCGACCACGTGCTTGCGTCGGTTGTGCACGGTCAGCTAGCTGAGGCCCATGTCGCAGGGCTGCGTGTGAACCTGCTACCGTACTGTATGCACCTGTTCGTGAACTGCAGGTCGCACTCGACGCAGTAGTTCCGCTCGCTGGTGTCGACCACGTGCTTGCGTCGGTTGTGCACGGTCAGCTAGCTGAGGCCCATGTCGCAGGGCTGCGTGTGAACCTGCTACCGTACTGTATGCACCTGTTCGTGAACTGCAGGTCGCACTCGACGCAGTAGTTCCGCTCGCTGGTGTCGACCACGTGCTTGCGTCGGTTGTGCACGGTCAGCTAGCTGAGGCCCATGTCGCAGGGCTGCGTGTGAACCTGCTACCGTATTGTATGCACCTGTTCGTGAACTGCAGGTCGCACTCGACGCAGTAGTTCCGCTCGCTGGTGTCGACCACGTGCTTGCGTCGGTTGTGCACGGTCAGCTAGCTGAGGCCCATGTCGCAGGGCTGCGTGTGAACCTGCTACCGTACTGTATGCACCTGTTCGTGAACTGCAGGTCGCACTCGACGCAGTAGTTCCGCTCGCTGGTGTCGACCACGTGCTTGCGTCGGTTGTGCATGGTCAGCTAGCTGAGGCCCATGTCGCAGGGCTGCGTGTGAACCTGCTACCGTACTGTATGCACCTGTTCGTGAACTGCAGGTCGCACTCGACGCAGTAGTTCCGCTCGCTGGTGTCGACCACGTGCTTGCGTCGGTTGTGCACGGTCAGCTAGCTGAGGCCCATGTCGCAGGGCTGCGTGTGAACCTGCTACCGTACTGTATGCACCTGTTCGTGAACTGCAGGTCGCACTCGACGCAGTAGTTCCGCTCGCTGGTGTCGACCACGTGCTTGCGTCGGTTGTGCACGGTCAGCGCGTGAAACGAGCTGAAGGCCACGTCGCAAGGTTTGCAGCGGATCTCCGAGTGCCGGATTCTGGAATTGGTTGAACAAACCTGTACCTAAATGATCTACATACAATTCGGTCAAGTTGTGTTCCACCATATATGGGGCAGACAATACTCAATACTTAATTCAATATCTTTATTGCAAATAaggaagagtccatgcagtagtGGATACACAGTACAAACTAATTAATACCGTTATGTcctcctgcgggctcagcacggttccatttttatcgactataactatgcccgtcactttcgcacttacatacttgttagaacgtgacaggcatggtgataaacgataaaaatgcgaccgtgctactagggtcagccatacaaacgaaacatccaaaatttgccactgaaattcgATCCTAAACTGTAGTATATAGAGTTGTTATGCgttttttgaaaattgaacgaaacaaagcaaaagcgactctgttccaattgaacatggttaaaattacatcgaactgaataggtaggtactacagataggaccttgggccttaggaggttaaaacaaaaatattagggTAGGCACCTACTTGCGGTCAGATTATGCATAGCCAGAAACAATATATAACAATTGAATCGCTTAACTTCAAAGTCGGGTAAATCCATCTGTCAGATTATGCTATTTTGATATTAAGTAAAGGCAATAGGGTAGATATTTGCTGAGAGTctggatttacccgagtttgaagttaagtcACACAATTTTCATCTTAATCAGAGAAATTATAACGATGTGAATGTGAATGATTGAAAAGATACTACTATTTATCACTGGAGGAATTTGTAGTGGTATCCTAGACTATACGAGTAacctaaagccccctccagactatgtgcgtgaatcgcgggcgaagccgcgaacgcgagtgtggagtcgatttcgctgtctgTGAAAATCGACTCCGCACTCGCGTTCACTTCACGGcatcgcgccgcgattcgcgcacgagtgtggagggggcttaatgcAAGtagatatatagtttgtcaaaggactgtctcatttcaaacatatagtactagcacccaaaagaaaaggatgagtatagttttcctagttcttactgactgacaaattggtttgaccaactaagtatatatattctattctattctactcGTATATAGCTACGGATATACTTACAGTATGTGGCGTGCGAGCCTGCTCTTGGTGGTGCAGCGCATGCCGCAGTGGTCGCACTGCGGGTGGCCGTGCATGTCGCGGTAGTGAGAGAAGAAGTCACGGGACTTGTTGCAACtggaaattaataataaatattataggacattcttacacagattgactaagtcccacagtaagctcaagaaggcttgtgttgtgggtactcagacaatgataTAGTATAAGACACGCTAGTCCTGTAAGTAGTACCGACCGAGCTATTAACAACAGCGATGTATGCAGCTCAGGTGCGCGCGACCCCTCGCCCCTCGCACCCCGCACGATTACCCTGTCTAGACGGCTGTTACGGATGGCTGTAATATTGTTTTATAGACTGTGCCATTAGTATCttggatataaaaatatagaTTACGATCGATACTAATTCGAACCTCGCCCCGCACTTCTTGTACTCCGTCTGCCGGCCGTGCGGACCGTGCGCGAAGTGCATGTATAGCTGAGACCGTGTGGGGAACTGTTGACCGCACATCTAGCAGTACTACATATAACTGCACTCACTCGAACCTCGCCCCGCACTTCTTGCACTCCATCTGCCGGCCGTGCGAACCGTGCGCGAAGTGCACGTACAGCTGGGACCGTGTGGGATACTGTTGACCGCACATCTTGCAGTACTATTCACACTGTACTCACTCGAACCTCGCCCCGCCCTTCTTGCACTCCGTCTGCCGGCCGTGCGGACCGTGCGCGAAGTGCACGTACAGCTGGGACCGTGTGGGATACTGTTGACCGCACATCTTGCAGTACTATATACACACTATACTCACTCGAACCTCGCCCCGCACTTCTTGTACTCCATCTGCCGGCCGTGCGGGCCGTGCGCGAAGTGACCGTACAGCTGAGACCGCGTGGGGAACTGTTGACCGCACATCTAGCAGTACTACATATAACTGTACTCACTCGAACCTCGCCCCGCACTTCTTGCACTCCATCTGCCGGCCGTGCGAACCGTGCGCGAAGTGCACGTACAGCTGGGACCGTGTGGGGAACTGTTGGCCGCACATCTTGCAGTACTATATACACACTATACTCACTCGAACCTCGCCCCGCACTTCTTGCACTCCATCTGCCGGCCGTGCGGGCCGTGCGCGAAGTGAACGTACAGCTGAGACCGCGTGGGGAACTGTTGACCGCACATCTAGCAGTACTACATATAACTGTACTCACTCGAACCTCGCCCCGCACTTCTTGCACTCCATCTGCCGGCCGTGCGGACCGTGCGCGAAGTGCACGTACAGCTGGGACCGTGTGGGGAACTGTTGGCCGCAAATCTTGCACGAATACTGCACGAAGTGCTCGTTTATGTGACGTCTCATCAAGCGGCGGTCCATGAAACGGCAGGTGCATATGTCGCATTCGAATTTGTTtctctgaaaataaataaataaatattaggggacatcctACACAGATCGAcgtagccccaaactaagcaaagcttgtactatgagtaataggcgacgatatacatacttatacagataaatacatacttatatacatagaaaacacccatgactcaagaACAAATGTCAATgtccatcacacaaataaatgcccttacagggattcgaacccgggaccatcggcttcataggcagggtcactaaccactaggccagaccagttgtCGTAAGTAATTAATTAGTAAGTGCAAAGACATATATATGTAACTCTGTATAAAGATGAATAAAgtttaaggaaaaaacgtgcctcggaaatcaagaaaattcACTCTTGGATAGATGGCgcccacacctttggcctatgctcggctagatgtagggcttccaataccgggatcccgggatcccgaaataccgggatcccgtctttttatacgtttttttcaataccggtatttttaaaggtaataccgggatcccggtattttaaaaaacgaGGGAAATGTGCAGATtattaagatgaataaagtttaaggaaaaaacgtgcctcggaaatcaagaaaattcACTCTTGGATAGATGGCGCCCACAcatttggcctatgctcggctagatcagctagatggcgttgacgacaccgtttgatatttaacaattttaacattttaacatttaggtagagtaagaccaaagaaagtctgcagcgcaataatctgacagcgaattaaaagactatatatggcaatgttttttagcagtcagtaaacgtcattcacTAGGGTATATGTTTGTcaaaatcatttaaatattcgtttaattttgtgatgaacggaaaaaacatggtgaaaccttacaaaaccggcgtgcgggagttacttttcggcatgacgaataattttacactagtaaaaaatcagcacgaggcgatccAAGCTCataaacgacaatgtttacaaaatttggagttgatgacgggtaagggGAATGAAACATCCTAATACTTGCACCATATGTATAGATTAGTACATTataacattacatacctaggaagGTGAATTGGTAAATGCTCCAGAccacaggtgtttgtggcccgaaccgaaggtgagggccataaatatgcgatctggggctttacgaattaccgcccgtggtttgtctaaagttgtACGTTTTTTCTTggcccacttacgggcctagggtgacgtaaaatataatattggtttagactaaggtttcacagcaaattgaacacacctaataggttttttatctttctctgtcaatctaattacgccttaatgggagtaaaagagaaagatgcccgcaatttgcgaacttcggtgttcgcggtaggccctctgtacctatttaccactaggccgtcacggatattacaaaagctcaataattttgatgaagccaaatgtcacattctcccaatattatttatcaatatattagtatatgtatacatatatagtgACACCTATAGttggtattaaatttatttaaccataatgcataacttatttttttcatagacggtaaatatggtagaaatttcacaagtatcaagactattttatccattttctgtggtgttgtcacatactgatttttaaaaactacttttaatctggcgctgcagactttatttggtcttactctatcgGTGAATGAACATGGGTCgcaatgatataaaaataataaaatcatttatccattaatgtacatttttttgatagttttatacattttcattttgagttttaatcgagTGTCGATAGATGACAGTACATTtgctgtgactacaaaattgacTATGACTGTGCcctctatgttatttttttttagagatagagatctttattgGTAAGGTAAGTGTATTAATCATTACCTGAGCGTGTAGCAGGGTAAGGTGGCGGTCGTACAACTTCTGCTGTGAGAATCCGGCGTAACAGAGTTGACACTGGAACTTCTTGGTACTTGTGCGTTTCTTTCGCTTCTCGAGCCATTTCATCGCGGTCTCCTGGTCTATCTTGACCTGAAATACATGAACAAAAAATACAACTAAGTGCTGGCTGtagatacgaggggcgttcaaaatattctcggtattgatatcttacgacctcttctaaaatttctttcgttactggccgctaaggtttattaattgacattaaaaaaaagtataattcgaaccgagatagtcttttgtttttctgcaattgctgaacaaacatgaacatcatgtgcgaattgacaatgttaactaaattagaacatcgatgcgtgataaaattcttgacaaaacagggtaaaaatcaaaaaaccataaaagaggaaatggattgtgtttaccgtgagtctgctccttctttatctaccattcaaaagtggtcaagcgagtttaaacgcggaagggagagtattgaagatgaccctagacctggccggcctgtagtagctacttcacaagaaaatattgataaagtggaaaaacttatattggaagatggtcgagtgaaggtaaaatctatagcacaagtaaccaatctctctattggtaccgtacatgatattatacatgaccatcttaatatgtcaaaagtaagtgcaagatgggttccgcgaatgctgactcggcttcaaaaagacatgcgtgtagcttgttgttccgattttattgacctgtgcggtgaaaatcctgatgaggtgctgcaaagaatagttactggagatgaaacctgggttcatcattatgacccagagagtaaacaagagtccatgcagtggcacattaagggttcagctcatcccaagaagttcaaggtcatcccttcagctggcaaggtcatggccacgatattttgggattgtgaaggagtattactaatcgattataaagaaaaaggtgtaaatatcacaggacagtactacgctaacattctacgtcaattaaaggatgtaattaaagaaaagaggcgaggaaagttaaccaaaggtattctgcttctgcatgacaacgcccccgtccatactgctcatattgccaaggcagctattgttgaatgtgggtttaaaactgttactcacccaccgtatagtccggacttagcccccagcgacttctttttgctccccgatcttaaaaaggatctgcgtggaaataaattttctgacgatgaagcattgaaggcggcagtggaggagcatttttacacgaaagataaaaaatatttttacgagggattaaaaaaaataattgatcgatcttttaagtgtatgaacatagggggggagtatattgaaaaataaaaatatcaaacttttcgtacttgtttgttttcattctcataccgagaatattttgaacacccctcgtaagtaCTAACACAATTTAAGTTCTAAATGGATTCGACTCTGTGTATATTAAGTGTATCTATTTTGgtaaaagcacagaataagtaatattagtactaccgtacagaaaggaaacTTCCTACAAAGCCAAAGTTTGACAAcggttcagggtcgaatcatgctgtccctttctaatatatagcactatccctttcggctatttagggttgtcaaaattcaagtaattatcttatctgtggtcgtgcacgcaaagggacgtcaagttgtgcgaaccctaataattggtcagagcaatgctgagccgaaccgAGCCGAGTATGCCCGAAGCGAGGAGTTTCGAGGTATTATAAATGTAAACTTGAAACATATTGCCTTTTCATTCACCtaaatagattagattagatacagTGTTTtgatttgacgactggtctggcttagtgggtagtgaccacacctgtgaagccgcggtcctgggttcaaatcccagtaagggcatttatttgtgtgatgagatatttgttccggagtcttgggtgttttctatgtatttgtatattatatatatttaataagatgtaa
Above is a window of Cydia amplana chromosome 26, ilCydAmpl1.1, whole genome shotgun sequence DNA encoding:
- the LOC134660104 gene encoding zinc finger protein 454-like; amino-acid sequence: MAPKKCCHGCLSVGRRLDIIEDHAKLYNRLLLKKSDHTAKKLMMCWECRQILKNIQTFRIKITQAQRLLSNKSLPRNSLSNLTSSKKIDDYHVIIYEDEKNITPTEIEVPAVKQERSEDFYDKIVIKNNDMYDIKLDAIKEEVKNESDGFEGADNDEITELDEVLVPSNLLVKNPKIEMGHPRKRRAELKQKYRTIILGDITDKRNYYDIVKIDQETAMKWLEKRKKRTSTKKFQCQLCYAGFSQQKLYDRHLTLLHAQRNKFECDICTCRFMDRRLMRRHINEHFVQYSCKICGQQFPTRSQLYVHFAHGPHGRQMECKKCGARFDCNKSRDFFSHYRDMHGHPQCDHCGMRCTTKSRLARHILIRHSEIRCKPCDVAFSSFHALTVHNRRKHVVDTSERNYCVECDLQFTNRCIQYGSRFTRSPATWASAS